A single genomic interval of Scylla paramamosain isolate STU-SP2022 chromosome 4, ASM3559412v1, whole genome shotgun sequence harbors:
- the LOC135097839 gene encoding small ribosomal subunit protein mS31-like isoform X3: protein MEEVPRHLPSGTEVRQGYHIDPKDQPRARKPCTQPWDSSVPRAHVDLFGGEPLGIFKKREEDTHGPAAPISVLPTWERLYLHELEQSMQHPPSNAFVEMIQWTKQGKLWTFPIDNEAAGLVEEMKVGFHEHVFLERHLEGWCPKRGPIRHFMELVCTGLSKNPHLTVELKQAHIECAAVFLCFQVWHCLASLPPHPSSLLALPLRYCARGWRGA from the exons ATGGAGGAAGTGCCACGTCACCTTCCTTCTGGTACCGAGGTCAGGCAAGGGTACCACATTGACCCGAAAGACCAGCCCCGAGCCCGCAAGCCCTGCACTCAGCCTTGGGATTCATCTGTGCCCAG GGCTCATGTTGATCTCTTTGGAGGTGAACCTTTGGGGATAtttaagaaaagggaagaagatacCCATGGACCTGCTGCTCCAATATCAGTGTTGCCCACATGGGAGAGATTGTACCTACATGAGCTGGAGCAGAGTATGCAGCATCCTCCTAGTAATGCCTTTGTGGAGATGATACAGTGGACTAAGCAAGGCAAGCTGTGGACCTTCCCCATTGATAATGAAGCAG CAGGTTtggtggaggaaatgaaagtggGATTCCATGAGCATGTCTTCCTTGAGAGACACTTGGAAGGATGGTGCCCAAAACGTGGCCCCATCAGACACTTCATGGAGCTGGTTTGCACTGGACTCTCAAAGAATCCTCATCTAACTGTGGAGCTAAAACAAGCACATATTGAATG TGCagctgtgtttctgtgttttcaaGTCTGGCACTGTTTGGCGAGCCTTCCACCTCACCCGTCTTCGTTGTTGGCGCTTCCACTCAG GTACTGtgcgagagggtggaggggagccTGA
- the LOC135097839 gene encoding small ribosomal subunit protein mS31-like isoform X4 — protein sequence MEEVPRHLPSGTEVRQGYHIDPKDQPRARKPCTQPWDSSVPRAHVDLFGGEPLGIFKKREEDTHGPAAPISVLPTWERLYLHELEQSMQHPPSNAFVEMIQWTKQGKLWTFPIDNEAGLVEEMKVGFHEHVFLERHLEGWCPKRGPIRHFMELVCTGLSKNPHLTVELKQAHIECAAVFLCFQVWHCLASLPPHPSSLLALPLRYCARGWRGA from the exons ATGGAGGAAGTGCCACGTCACCTTCCTTCTGGTACCGAGGTCAGGCAAGGGTACCACATTGACCCGAAAGACCAGCCCCGAGCCCGCAAGCCCTGCACTCAGCCTTGGGATTCATCTGTGCCCAG GGCTCATGTTGATCTCTTTGGAGGTGAACCTTTGGGGATAtttaagaaaagggaagaagatacCCATGGACCTGCTGCTCCAATATCAGTGTTGCCCACATGGGAGAGATTGTACCTACATGAGCTGGAGCAGAGTATGCAGCATCCTCCTAGTAATGCCTTTGTGGAGATGATACAGTGGACTAAGCAAGGCAAGCTGTGGACCTTCCCCATTGATAATGAAGCAG GTTtggtggaggaaatgaaagtggGATTCCATGAGCATGTCTTCCTTGAGAGACACTTGGAAGGATGGTGCCCAAAACGTGGCCCCATCAGACACTTCATGGAGCTGGTTTGCACTGGACTCTCAAAGAATCCTCATCTAACTGTGGAGCTAAAACAAGCACATATTGAATG TGCagctgtgtttctgtgttttcaaGTCTGGCACTGTTTGGCGAGCCTTCCACCTCACCCGTCTTCGTTGTTGGCGCTTCCACTCAG GTACTGtgcgagagggtggaggggagccTGA